The uncultured Cohaesibacter sp. genomic sequence CGCCTTGCCACATATCAGCCAGCCCTTGGAGCAGATGAACCCCGCTGACATCAATGACAAGACCGCACTGCGTCGCCTGCCGCCTCTGCTGAAGGCCTATATGCGCCTTGGTTGTTATTTCTCCAACAATGCCATGGTCGACCATCAGTTCGGAACCACCGATGTGTTGATCGTTCTGCCGCTGGAAAATATTGATCCCAAATATATTGAGCATTACAACACAACAAATGTGAAAGACGCGGTTGCCATGCATCAATATCAATAGCTGGCGCAAGGCTTCTGTCTGACATGGATAGCAAACAAAAAGGGAAGCATCGGATCTGATGCTTCCCTTCTTTCATTTTTCACTTCTGAATGCGATCAGACACCCAGATTGTAGGCGGCGAGCGCAGCCATATTGACGATGTCGACATCCTTGGCGCCGAGCGGCAGAATCTGGACGGGCTTGTCCAGCCCTACCAGCAACGGGCCCAAAATGGTGGCGCCACCGAGCTCCTGCAACATCTTGGTCGAGATAGACGCTGCGTGGAAGGCTGGCATCACAAGCACGTTGGCAGCTCCGGACAGACGGCAGAAGGGATAAGCCTGCATCAGATCCGGATTGAGGGCCACATCGGCGGCCATTTCGCCATCATATTCGAAGTCAACCCGACGGCGATCGAGTATCTTGACCGCTTCGCGCATATTTTCCGACCGTTCTCCGGCCGGATGGCCAAAGGTGGAGTAGGCCAGCATGGCCACGCGTGGCTCAATGCCGAGTTTGCGCGCAACGCCAGAGGTTTCTTCCGCAATGTCTGCCAGTTCCTGTGCGGTCGGCATTTCATTCACAGCCGTGTCAGCCACCAGAACCGTGCGTCCCTTGCAAAGGGCGATGGTCACGCCAATCACCCGATGGCCGGGATGCGGATCGATGACCTTCTGGACATCTTCCAGCACAGTGGAATAGTTCCGCGTCACACCGGAAATCATCGCATCGGCGTCTCCCATGGCAATCATGGCGGCGGCGAAGATATTGCGATCATTATTCACCATGCGCAAGCAATCGCGGTAGAGATAGCCCTGACGCTGCAAGCGATGATAAAGATGTTCGGCGTAGGCTTCTCCCCGTTCAGAAAGGCGCGCATTGACCACTTCAATGCCCGGACGATCCAGATCTATGCCCGCTTCTTCAGCCGTCTTGAGGATCAGCTTATCGCGGCCGACCAGAATCGCCGTTCCCAGCTGATCATTGGCAAAAGCAACCGCAGCGCGGATGACCTGCTCTTCTTCCCCTTCGGTGAAGACCACCCGCTTGGGATTGCGGCGCACCTTGGAATAAACCCCTTGCAGGGTCGCAGCCAGCGGATCGCGTCTTGCATGGAGCTGCTGCGCATAGGCATCAAGATCCACAATCGGCTTGCGGGCAACACCGGTTTCCATGGCAGCCTTGGCGACAGCCGGTGGAATGGTGCTGATAAGGCGCGGATCGAACGGCACGGGAATGATATAGTCCGGGCCGAATTTGGGCCGATTGCTGCCCTGATAGGCGCTGACAACCTCGTCGGGCACATCTTCCTGCGCCAAAGAGGCAAGCGCGCGGGCGGCAGCAATCTTCATTTCATCATTGATGCCGGTTGCCCGTACATCCAGCGCACCGCGGAAGATATAGGGGAAGCCCAGAACGTTGTTGACCTGGTTGGGATAGTCCGACCGGCCTGTAGCAATGATGGCATCAGGGCGAGCCGATTTGGCTTCTTCCGGGGTGATTTCCGGATCCGGGTTGGCCATGGCAAAGATGATTGGAGACGGAGCCATTTCGGCAACCATATCAGGGGTCAATGCGCCCTTGACCGAAACACCAAAGAACACGTCGGCCCCTTTGAGCGCTTCAGTCAGACTGCGTGCATCGGTGGGAACCGCATGTTTCGATTTCCACTGGTTCATGCCTTCCTTGCGGCCTTCATAGATCGGGCCCTTGGTATCGCAAAGGATAACATTCTCATGGGGAATGCCCATGGCCTTGACCAGCTCGATACAAGCGATACCGGCAGCACCGGCACCATTGCAGACAACCTTGGTATCCTTGAGTTCGCGGCCGGTCAGTTGCACGGCATTGAGCAGGCCTGCTGCCGCAATGATGGCAGTGCCATGCTGGTCATCATGGAACACAGGAATATCCATGAGTTCCTTGAGCTTCTGTTCAATGATGAAGCATTCAGGGGCCTTGATATCTTCAAGATTTATGCCGCCAAAAGACGGTCCAAGATAGCGAACGGCGTTGATGAATTCTTCCGGATCCTCTGTATCAACTTCAAGGTCGATGGAATCCACATCCGCGAAGCGCTTGAAAAGCACTGCCTTGCCTTCCATCACCGGCTTGGATGCCAATGCGCCAAGATTGCCCAACCCCAGAATGGCCGTGCCATTTGAGATAACGGCAACGATGTTGCTGCGGGCAGTGTAATCGAATGCCCTTGAGGGGTCTTCCGCAATAGCGCGAACCGGAGCTGCCACACCGGGGGAATAGGCCAGAGAAAGATCGCGCTGCGTAGCCATAGGCTTTGTCGCCACGATTTCGATTTTCCCCGGTCTGCCCTTCTGATGGAAGTCCAATGCTTCCTCATCCGTCACAGTCACGCTTATAATAGGGTTGTCCTGATCCACCTTCACTATAGTCTCCAATCATTTTTGGTAGAGCTTTTTTTTAAGCCTCTTATCCTTTGGCTACTCAGTCACTCATCGCACAAAAACATTCTTCCAGTATATGCGAATAATCAAAAATATCTTTTTTGTTTATGACTGGCCGAATTCTCATGGGCACTAGTATGGC encodes the following:
- a CDS encoding NADP-dependent malic enzyme; its protein translation is MVKVDQDNPIISVTVTDEEALDFHQKGRPGKIEIVATKPMATQRDLSLAYSPGVAAPVRAIAEDPSRAFDYTARSNIVAVISNGTAILGLGNLGALASKPVMEGKAVLFKRFADVDSIDLEVDTEDPEEFINAVRYLGPSFGGINLEDIKAPECFIIEQKLKELMDIPVFHDDQHGTAIIAAAGLLNAVQLTGRELKDTKVVCNGAGAAGIACIELVKAMGIPHENVILCDTKGPIYEGRKEGMNQWKSKHAVPTDARSLTEALKGADVFFGVSVKGALTPDMVAEMAPSPIIFAMANPDPEITPEEAKSARPDAIIATGRSDYPNQVNNVLGFPYIFRGALDVRATGINDEMKIAAARALASLAQEDVPDEVVSAYQGSNRPKFGPDYIIPVPFDPRLISTIPPAVAKAAMETGVARKPIVDLDAYAQQLHARRDPLAATLQGVYSKVRRNPKRVVFTEGEEEQVIRAAVAFANDQLGTAILVGRDKLILKTAEEAGIDLDRPGIEVVNARLSERGEAYAEHLYHRLQRQGYLYRDCLRMVNNDRNIFAAAMIAMGDADAMISGVTRNYSTVLEDVQKVIDPHPGHRVIGVTIALCKGRTVLVADTAVNEMPTAQELADIAEETSGVARKLGIEPRVAMLAYSTFGHPAGERSENMREAVKILDRRRVDFEYDGEMAADVALNPDLMQAYPFCRLSGAANVLVMPAFHAASISTKMLQELGGATILGPLLVGLDKPVQILPLGAKDVDIVNMAALAAYNLGV